One Cicer arietinum cultivar CDC Frontier isolate Library 1 chromosome 8, Cicar.CDCFrontier_v2.0, whole genome shotgun sequence DNA segment encodes these proteins:
- the LOC101499544 gene encoding filament-like plant protein 5 — translation MDLRGWPWKKKSSHKVTKAEKTFVTPDSVGSTLSSVAHLGDQQENCTNKNYVQISMESYTLMSGLEDQVVNLENQVKVLEDKLSAAYSDLDNKDNLVKQHAKVAEEAVSGWEKADREVVSLRCQLESITLSKLCVDERVPHLDGALKECMKQIRTVKEESEQKIQDVIHMKSLQWEKFKLELESEIEKLDKRLREEAGENAALLRSLHESSIIIVKLKEEKSKAEVELELQKKNAQSYEKEIKLLKYEFDMISKEMDIRNEEKKMIMKSAEAENKRHTKDAKTIAKLESEGQRLRSLLRKKFPGVAALAQMKLELESTHSFMGGIHKGKTSTSLQELEVFEEEKKRLKEALASSYTELRALKNLYTKTVGRLKCLEAELHVLHQERSSEKPSLSINNRNSRISSNSPSITSMSDSWHEHPESCDESLASSSDHFDIRRVRSSVKFENQKSETISELMDDFLEVEKMACSSDNGSIQIVNKVKNYAEDKGSNDTLKAEDTKCFSPYRSCADAKIPSIESNPDSDYLSIFNRLQNIISMINSADIKDSKFCKIFEDLERAVCELRGYLPTTSEKDECKQDLKDKNMMLEEHAQLLAELKAQLASSRKSYNLAEIQLKCMTESYESLQTHAEEIEAENKFLKEKINELKNDLEEEKQCCRDALVRHKETDEKMQRNKCLACASNTEENNDINTRKDAELAAAEKKLAECQETLHVLGRQLQAMYPQVGLNASLHSKRLQMNEFSVKPNYDGSNSNGSCNNSDEIDHAEAYSVSSNSDIQGVSDEFSSQNFDYTS, via the exons ATGGACCTTCGAGGTTGGCCATGGAAGAAAAAATCATCTCATAAAGTTACAAAGGCTGAGAAAACATTTGTTACACCTGACTCTGTTGGTTCCACTTTGTCTTCTGTGGCACACTTAGGAGATCag CAAGAAAATTGCACAAATAAAAACTATGTTCAAATTTCAATGGAGTCATACACACTTATGTCTGGATTGGAAGATCAAGTTGTAAACCTTGAGAATCAAGTAAAAGTTTTGGAAGATAAGCTATCAGCAGCTTATTCAGATTTAGACAACAAGGATAATTTGGTTAAACAACATGCAAAAGTTGCTGAGGAAGCAGTCTCAG GTTGGGAGAAAGCTGACAGAGAAGTTGTTTCCTTAAGATGTCAACTTGAATCTATAACTCTCTCAAAGCTTTGTGTTGATGAGAGAGTACCTCACTTAGATGGAGCTCTGAAAGAATGCATGAAGCAGATAAGAACTGTAAAGGAAGAAAGTGAGCAGAAAATACAGGATGTGATTCATATGAAATCACTGCAGTGGGAGAAATTCAAGTTAGAGCTTGAAtcagaaattgaaaaattagataaaagaCTTCGCGAAGAAGCTGGTGAAAATGCTGCCCTTCTGAGATCCCTTCATGAAAGTTCAATTATAATAGTGAAACTAAAAGAAGAAAAGTCTAAAGCCGAGGTCGAGTTAGAGCTTCAAAAGAAGAATGCTCAGTCatatgaaaaagaaataaaattgttaaagtATGAATTCGATATGATTTCTAAGGAAATGGATATCCGTAACGAAGAGAAGAAAATGATTATGAAATCAGCAGAAGCAGAAAATAAACGGCACACTAAGGATGCTAAGACTATTGCCAAGCTAGAGAGTGAGGGCCAACGGCTTCGCAGTCTGTTGCGAAAGAAGTTTCCTGGGGTTGCTGCATTGGCACAAATGAAGCTAGAACTTGAAAGTACACATAGTTTCATGGGTGGAATCCATAAAGGAAAAACTAGTACTAGCCTGCAAGAATTGGAGgtgtttgaagaagaaaaaaagagattGAAAGAAGCTTTGGCTTcaagttatactgaactgcgTGCTTTAAAGAACTTGTACACTAAAACAGTTGGCAGACTTAAGTGCCTAGAAGCTGAGCTACATGTTCTTCATCAAGAAAGAAGTTCCGAGAAACCGAGTTTGTCAATCAATAACAGAAATTCAAGAATTTCTAGCAATTCACCTAGCATCACATCTATGTCAGATAGTTGGCATGAACATCCAGAAAGTTGTGATGAGTCTCTTGCATCCTCTTCTGACCATTTTGATATCAGGAGAGTTAGAAGCTCAGTTAAATTTGAGAATCAGAAAAGTGAAACTATCTCAGAACTGATGGATGACTTCTTGGAAGTGGAGAAAATGGCATGTTCATCAGACAATGGAAGTATACAGATTGTTAACAAAGTTAAGAACTATGCCGAAGATAAAGGATCAAACGATACACTTAAAGCTGAAGATACTAAATGTTTCTCACCATATCGAAGTTGTGCTGATGCCAAAATTCCATCAATAGAGTCTAATCCGGACAGTGATTATCTTTCCATTTTTAATAGgcttcaaaatataatttcaatgatCAATAGTGCTGATATAAAGGACTCCAAATTTTGTAAGATTTTTGAAGATCTTGAACGTGCTGTGTGCGAATTAAGAGGTTACCTCCCAACAACTTCAGAGAAAGATGAATGTAAGCAAGATCTTAAGGACAAAAACATGATGTTAGAGGAACATGCACAGCTTCTGGCAGAACTGAAAGCACAATTGGCATCATCTCGTAAATCATACAACTTGGCTGAAATTCAGCTAAAATGTATGACAGAATCTTATGAGTCACTTCAAACACATGCAGAAGAGATAGAAGCTGAAAATAAGTTTCTAAAGGAAAAGATAAACGAGCTAAAGAATGATCTTGAGGAGGAAAAACAATGTTGTCGCGATGCTTTGGTGAGACACAAAGAAACTGACGAAAAAATGCAAAG GAACAAGTGCCTGGCGTGTGCATCGAATACAGAAGAAAATAATGACATCAATACTCGAAAG GATGCAGAGCTAGCAGCTGCAGAGAAAAAGCTGGCAGAATGTCAAGAGACTCTACATGTACTTGGTAGGCAATTACAAGCAATGTACCCACAAGTTGGCCTAAATGCATCTCTCCATAGTAAAAGACTTCAAATGAATGAGTTTTCGGTTAAACCAAATTACGACGGGTCAAATTCTAATGGCTCCTGTAATAACTCAGATGAAATTGATCATGCTGAAGCATATAGTGTATCTTCTAATTCTGACATTCAAGGAGTGAGTGATGAGTTTTCATCTCAAAACTTTGATTACACATCATGA
- the LOC101499842 gene encoding protein SMALL AUXIN UP-REGULATED RNA 12: MAIKKSNKLPQTEVIKQILKRCSSFGKRQSYYEEGLPEDVPKGHFAVYVGENRTRYIIPISWLAHPQFQSLLQRAEEEFGFNHDMGLTIPCDEVVFESLISLMR; encoded by the coding sequence ATGGCTATAAAAAAATCCAACAAACTACCACAAACTGAAGTGATCAAGCAAATTCTAAAGAGATGTTCAAGTTTCGGTAAAAGGCAGAGTTACTATGAAGAGGGTCTTCCTGAGGATGTACCAAAAGGTCATTTTGCAGTTTATGTTGGGGAGAATAGAACTAGATACATTATTCCAATTTCTTGGTTGGCACAccctcaatttcaaagtcttctacAAAGAGCTGAGGAGGAATTTGGTTTCAATCATGATATGGGACTTACTATCCCTTGTGATGAGGTTGTATTTGAGTCCTTAATTTCATTGATgagataa